In a genomic window of Thalassotalea piscium:
- a CDS encoding TIGR04211 family SH3 domain-containing protein: MKIIKCLFASIFFLFSSVLLAEEATDNLVAGYISDDLFIYMHTGPGNNYRILGTITAGEEIKLTGKAENDYTQIIDSKGRETWVEDKYISTTPGVRDQVARLKTQLANNSSDNAGLLNQLDQANSEIARLNKDAKVFDNKVSELNQELEETKLKIKNQDTELKKEWFFNGAVVLVIGLLLGLIIPKIGGRKRSSMDNWG; encoded by the coding sequence ATGAAAATCATAAAATGTTTATTTGCTAGTATTTTTTTCCTTTTTAGTTCTGTATTACTAGCAGAAGAAGCAACCGATAATTTAGTAGCAGGTTATATTTCTGACGACCTGTTTATTTACATGCATACTGGACCAGGAAATAACTACCGTATTTTAGGCACCATTACTGCTGGCGAAGAAATTAAGCTCACTGGCAAAGCAGAAAACGACTATACCCAAATTATAGACAGCAAAGGACGAGAAACATGGGTGGAGGATAAATATATCTCAACAACTCCAGGGGTTCGTGATCAAGTTGCTCGTTTAAAAACTCAATTGGCCAATAACTCAAGTGATAATGCGGGTCTTTTAAATCAACTTGATCAAGCAAATAGTGAAATAGCAAGACTTAACAAAGACGCTAAAGTTTTCGATAATAAAGTAAGTGAATTGAATCAAGAACTTGAAGAAACAAAGCTCAAAATCAAAAATCAAGATACTGAACTTAAGAAAGAATGGTTCTTTAATGGCGCAGTAGTGTTAGTTATTGGTTTGTTATTAGGCTTAATAATTCCCAAAATTGGCGGTCGAAAAAGATCGTCTATGGATAACTGGGGCTGA
- a CDS encoding CYTH and CHAD domain-containing protein: MNTEVELKYLVLSSDVEAKVTSLLTTEGISFDKKSKELSNCYFDTADLTLRKKDYGLRVRGCENKFEQTIKTAGVVVGGLHKRPEYNVDIQSTFPDLSLFPKNIWSPEDNIEKIQQQLISLFDTDFTRIIWLVDFKDSKIELAFDQGKISSDGQHLDISEIELELVEGSIEHLFDLAKTLFKCLLVRPGLKSKAARGYQLWHKLGPKDLDENIQIDTSGVTLTESFSQGIAHCLNQLHLAVDNYIREPTYVHLVQAVNVLVMLRHGFWLFDLRLNEKGQGIREQISYFIHLFAWLDNAVYFQELMNKTGNYRKKLELSDQLIEQLRIEKQRFPEPADVIALIHGERFNQLQLSLVELVISKAEQVFIPYTGEINYREYATEKLSASLHDLKSVLSEDSVTIDQYLGVRKLVRRSLLTGGWFGLLFDAKLCNQFRRPWLDLQQGLGELRSLSIIHQQLKRLEDAPNKLISWQQSKLDNLLMALEHSRLSATSQQPYWLD; encoded by the coding sequence ATGAATACTGAGGTAGAGCTGAAATATCTGGTCTTATCATCCGATGTAGAGGCAAAAGTTACATCACTACTAACTACTGAAGGAATTTCTTTTGATAAAAAGAGTAAAGAGCTGTCAAATTGTTATTTTGACACTGCTGATTTAACCCTTAGAAAAAAAGATTATGGTTTAAGAGTTCGTGGTTGTGAAAATAAATTTGAGCAAACCATAAAAACAGCAGGGGTTGTTGTTGGGGGCCTACATAAAAGGCCCGAATATAATGTTGATATACAAAGCACTTTCCCTGACTTATCACTTTTCCCCAAAAATATTTGGTCGCCTGAAGATAATATAGAAAAAATACAACAACAATTAATTTCACTATTTGACACTGACTTCACGCGAATTATTTGGCTTGTTGATTTTAAAGATAGCAAGATTGAATTAGCATTTGATCAAGGCAAAATAAGCTCTGATGGGCAACATCTCGATATTTCAGAAATTGAATTAGAATTAGTTGAAGGCAGTATTGAGCACTTATTTGATTTAGCTAAGACACTCTTTAAATGTTTACTGGTTCGCCCAGGCTTAAAAAGTAAAGCAGCTCGTGGTTATCAGCTTTGGCATAAATTAGGGCCGAAAGATCTTGATGAAAACATACAAATTGATACCAGTGGCGTTACCTTAACTGAAAGTTTTAGCCAAGGAATAGCACATTGTTTGAATCAGTTGCATTTGGCCGTTGATAATTATATTCGAGAACCGACTTATGTTCATTTAGTGCAGGCTGTTAATGTATTAGTGATGTTACGGCATGGTTTCTGGTTATTTGATTTGCGCCTGAATGAAAAAGGGCAGGGGATCCGTGAACAAATTAGTTATTTTATTCATTTGTTTGCGTGGTTAGATAATGCAGTTTATTTTCAAGAGTTAATGAATAAAACAGGAAATTATCGCAAAAAACTTGAATTAAGTGACCAGTTAATTGAGCAGCTTCGCATTGAAAAACAACGCTTTCCGGAGCCTGCAGATGTTATAGCGCTTATTCATGGTGAACGTTTCAATCAGCTTCAGCTATCTTTAGTGGAACTTGTTATTTCTAAAGCGGAGCAAGTGTTTATTCCGTATACCGGCGAGATTAACTATCGCGAATATGCAACAGAAAAACTGTCAGCAAGTTTACATGATTTGAAGTCGGTTTTATCTGAAGATAGTGTAACGATTGATCAGTACCTTGGTGTAAGAAAGTTAGTGAGAAGAAGCTTATTAACCGGTGGCTGGTTTGGACTATTGTTTGATGCCAAGTTATGTAATCAATTTAGACGTCCATGGCTAGATTTACAGCAAGGGCTTGGGGAATTAAGAAGTTTATCGATAATTCATCAGCAGCTTAAGCGCTTAGAAGATGCACCTAACAAACTAATTAGTTGGCAGCAAAGTAAATTAGATAATTTGTTAATGGCATTAGAGCATAGTCGTTTAAGTGCCACGTCGCAGCAGCCCTACTGGTTAGATTGA
- a CDS encoding YjfI family protein has protein sequence MNIHKIANHLNALADNSETGMVFDCQPISGEVDVLQITVIDREELPIFVSVTDDQILCITYLWGKDEVKADSIHDLHESMLEMNIPMPLSSFSKIGDKYVLFGALSINSTFSDIEHELAVLNNNAIEIIDDMSDYLI, from the coding sequence ATGAATATTCATAAAATTGCTAACCACTTAAATGCACTTGCTGATAATTCAGAAACAGGGATGGTGTTCGACTGTCAACCTATTTCAGGCGAAGTAGACGTATTACAAATTACCGTCATTGATCGTGAAGAGTTACCAATATTTGTTTCAGTTACTGACGACCAAATATTATGTATTACTTATTTATGGGGCAAAGATGAAGTTAAAGCTGACAGCATACATGACCTACATGAAAGCATGTTAGAGATGAACATTCCAATGCCATTATCATCTTTTTCAAAAATTGGTGATAAATATGTATTGTTTGGCGCCTTATCAATTAACTCAACGTTCAGTGACATTGAACATGAACTTGCCGTACTCAATAATAATGCAATTGAAATTATTGATGATATGAGCGACTACCTAATTTAA
- a CDS encoding polyamine aminopropyltransferase, with translation MKQSDATLLGRYDLIKHDILLIITMAVLAGCGLIYEYLLSHYAGRVLGVMESAIYTMIGLMIVAMGLGAFAARKIRCAFNGFVWLELIIAFLGSSAILIIGGLIALSQTFPQLVAEMFSLPPDITPRGGYLKQVSFLAFNSPYFFGLLLGFFIGMEIPLIAQIREHIHQKHLKNNLGTIYGADYIGAGIGAAIWVIFLLAIDISKASALTAALNLAAGLAFITFYWHRLKWKKLLLALHLLLLVLIFFIYQHGNQWLNQMSNLLYLDKVVYTDKTRYQQLTFTERNIGGEHQPIINFYINGRLQFSSADEHIYHNYLVTPALAASARQDKVLIIGGGDGLALRDVLAWSPKEVTLIDLDKELIDIFQRPFEKLPSTLAHQISQLTQQSFSDPRVKIRYQDAFLAIDELLANKVAFDTIIVDLPDPSHPDLNKLYSVNFYARLSQLLAGDGIIAIQSASPYHAKEAFIAIGKTVAAANFAQVEQYHDNVPSFGEWGWTIASKYGASPLTRLKALDKLEVEQAWLTLPMLYGAFEFPKNFFVLKDTIPINYLGSHAIYQLHQKAWRDQQGLNESHLQE, from the coding sequence TTGAAACAATCAGATGCAACGCTGTTAGGTCGTTATGATCTAATAAAGCACGATATACTGTTAATTATTACCATGGCCGTTTTAGCAGGCTGTGGTCTAATATACGAGTATTTACTTTCACATTACGCAGGTCGCGTTCTTGGCGTGATGGAAAGTGCTATTTATACTATGATCGGTTTAATGATTGTAGCTATGGGTTTAGGCGCTTTCGCCGCACGCAAAATTCGTTGTGCATTCAATGGTTTCGTTTGGTTAGAGCTAATCATTGCATTTTTAGGCAGTAGCGCCATCTTAATTATTGGTGGGCTCATCGCACTAAGCCAAACATTTCCACAACTTGTAGCTGAAATGTTTTCATTACCGCCAGATATAACTCCGCGAGGTGGTTATTTAAAGCAAGTCAGTTTTCTTGCATTTAATAGCCCTTACTTTTTTGGGTTATTACTGGGTTTTTTTATTGGTATGGAAATCCCGTTAATTGCCCAAATTCGCGAACATATCCACCAGAAACATCTAAAAAATAATTTAGGCACTATTTATGGTGCTGATTATATTGGTGCAGGCATCGGTGCCGCTATTTGGGTAATTTTTTTATTAGCCATTGATATTAGCAAAGCCAGTGCATTGACCGCGGCCTTAAACCTAGCAGCAGGGCTTGCCTTTATTACTTTCTATTGGCATAGATTAAAATGGAAAAAGCTCTTACTAGCCCTTCATTTGCTATTACTGGTTTTAATTTTCTTTATTTATCAGCATGGTAACCAATGGCTCAATCAAATGAGTAACTTACTGTATTTAGATAAAGTAGTTTATACCGACAAAACCCGCTACCAACAATTAACGTTTACCGAGCGAAATATCGGTGGCGAGCATCAGCCAATTATAAATTTTTATATTAATGGCCGTTTACAGTTTTCTTCAGCTGATGAACATATTTACCACAATTACCTTGTTACGCCTGCACTAGCTGCATCAGCTCGCCAAGACAAAGTTCTAATTATTGGTGGTGGTGATGGCCTAGCCCTCAGAGATGTTTTAGCATGGTCTCCAAAAGAAGTAACACTTATCGACTTAGACAAGGAGTTGATAGACATATTTCAGCGTCCCTTTGAAAAACTTCCTAGCACCCTTGCACACCAAATAAGTCAACTAACACAGCAAAGTTTTTCTGATCCAAGAGTAAAAATTAGGTACCAAGATGCCTTTCTCGCAATTGACGAATTACTCGCCAATAAAGTTGCATTTGACACCATTATTGTTGACTTGCCTGATCCCAGCCACCCCGATCTCAATAAACTTTATTCAGTGAACTTTTATGCGCGATTAAGCCAGCTTCTAGCCGGTGATGGTATTATTGCTATTCAATCAGCAAGCCCATATCACGCTAAAGAAGCCTTTATTGCCATTGGTAAAACCGTGGCTGCAGCAAACTTTGCCCAAGTAGAGCAATACCACGACAATGTACCAAGCTTCGGGGAATGGGGTTGGACAATCGCAAGCAAATATGGTGCAAGCCCGCTAACTCGCTTAAAGGCTTTAGATAAGCTTGAAGTCGAACAGGCATGGTTGACATTGCCAATGCTCTACGGCGCATTTGAATTTCCGAAAAACTTTTTTGTTTTGAAAGATACAATCCCCATAAATTACTTAGGCAGCCATGCTATTTATCAATTACATCAAAAAGCATGGCGAGACCAACAGGGGTTAAATGAATCTCATCTACAAGAATAA
- a CDS encoding DUF350 domain-containing protein yields the protein MNTLFEITGLNLDLLIFLAIDISIAIILLGAMRFVSGVSAKVSSTDELAKEDNFAFGISLAGSVTALGIVLTGAITGENAESYLMEAVGMFTYGILGLVLIKLGRVIHDRVALNKLNKAEQIKAKNISVGLVDAASTIATAIVIRAVLLWVHGIDISTFTAIICGFIVSQAMLVLVTRIREYQYAKNNQNDSLQEAFENGQVALAIRYSGQVISTALAVTAASYFLSYSPDTLWFNIFAWLVFSIVMTLLVSILTAIAKRIILWGINLVEEVDHQSNIGVASVEMAISISIALILTALMA from the coding sequence ATGAATACATTGTTTGAAATCACAGGGTTAAACTTAGACTTACTTATCTTTCTTGCGATAGATATTTCTATTGCGATCATTCTATTAGGTGCAATGCGCTTTGTATCAGGGGTATCAGCTAAAGTTAGTTCAACTGACGAGCTAGCAAAAGAAGATAACTTTGCTTTTGGTATAAGTTTAGCTGGTAGTGTTACAGCTTTGGGTATTGTATTAACGGGGGCAATTACTGGAGAGAATGCAGAAAGTTATTTAATGGAAGCTGTTGGTATGTTTACTTATGGCATCCTAGGGCTTGTTTTAATCAAACTTGGCCGAGTTATTCATGATCGAGTCGCGCTTAACAAATTAAATAAGGCTGAACAAATTAAAGCGAAAAACATTAGTGTTGGTCTTGTAGACGCAGCTAGTACTATTGCAACGGCAATAGTTATCCGCGCTGTTTTGCTTTGGGTTCATGGCATCGATATAAGTACGTTTACCGCCATTATATGTGGCTTTATTGTATCTCAAGCAATGCTCGTACTTGTCACGCGCATCAGAGAATACCAATACGCTAAAAACAACCAAAACGACAGTTTACAAGAAGCATTTGAAAATGGGCAAGTAGCGTTAGCTATTCGCTATAGCGGACAGGTAATTAGCACCGCATTAGCAGTAACTGCAGCCAGTTACTTTTTAAGTTATAGTCCTGACACTTTATGGTTCAATATTTTCGCTTGGTTAGTGTTTAGTATTGTAATGACATTACTGGTTTCTATTTTAACAGCTATCGCTAAACGCATAATATTATGGGGTATCAACTTAGTAGAAGAAGTAGACCATCAAAGTAATATTGGTGTTGCGAGTGTTGAAATGGCTATAAGTATTTCAATTGCATTAATTTTAACAGCGCTAATGGCTTAA
- a CDS encoding PspA/IM30 family protein — translation MSIFKKIMTAIRGGATEVGESIVDSNATRIFEQEIRDAENHLTKAKRDLTGVMAQQMAASREVDRIKREVVEHEGYAVQALEKGDETLALAVAEKISTLESELSNQQQALDSFEGSANRLKELVKKSERQVQEYKRQLSMVKTTESVQKATSAITDNFSSSNSKLLSAKDSLERIKAKQQKFDDKMKAAEVLASENADTSLAAQLKEAGIGGTDNSANSVLERLKAKQK, via the coding sequence ATGAGTATTTTTAAAAAAATTATGACCGCTATCCGAGGTGGTGCTACAGAAGTTGGTGAATCAATTGTTGATTCAAATGCAACGCGTATTTTTGAACAAGAAATTCGTGACGCTGAAAACCACTTAACAAAAGCTAAACGTGATTTAACTGGCGTTATGGCGCAACAAATGGCTGCAAGCAGAGAAGTTGATCGCATAAAGCGTGAAGTTGTAGAGCATGAAGGTTATGCCGTACAAGCACTTGAAAAAGGTGATGAAACATTAGCACTAGCTGTTGCTGAAAAAATATCAACGCTAGAAAGCGAATTATCAAACCAACAACAAGCGTTAGACAGCTTTGAAGGCAGTGCTAACCGCCTAAAAGAACTAGTGAAGAAAAGTGAACGCCAAGTGCAAGAGTACAAGCGCCAGTTATCTATGGTAAAAACTACTGAAAGTGTACAAAAAGCAACGTCAGCCATTACTGATAACTTTTCATCAAGTAACTCTAAGCTATTAAGCGCAAAAGACTCACTTGAGCGTATTAAAGCTAAGCAGCAAAAGTTTGATGATAAAATGAAAGCTGCAGAAGTACTTGCTTCAGAAAACGCAGATACCTCTTTAGCTGCACAGCTTAAAGAAGCAGGAATTGGTGGGACTGATAATAGTGCAAACTCTGTACTTGAGCGCTTAAAGGCTAAGCAAAAATAA